The genomic region TAGTTGGTGCCCTCCCCGGCAGCCGGGGCTCACTCGGATGGGCGAGCGCGCGAGGTGAACGGCCGTGGTGAACGGAGCGGCCGGGGTCGCTCGGCCCGTCCCGTGGGCAGGCTCATCGCGGCGAGCACGGCAGCGGTGACGGGCCCGACGGGAGCCCGCCCGGGCCGCCGGGGAGGGCAGCACAATGACGGGTGGCCTCGCGGACACCGACCCCAACGGGTCGCTGGTACGACTGTCCGACAGCGCCGGGCGCGAGCTGGGCTACGGGTTCCCGGCGGACGCCCGCGGCACGCTGCTGACGGCGTACCAGACGGTCGCCGATCTCGGTGACGTTCCGCCGGTGCGCGCCGGTGATGCCGTGGTGCGCGGCCTGACCCGGTGCCCCGAGCTGGGCCTGGCACTGCTGACGGTCGATCAACCGGCCGTAGCGCGGCCGCTCCCGGTGCTGCTCGGTGCGCTCGCCGAGCCGGGCCGGCCGGTCGCCGTGCCGCGCGAGGGCGCGCCGCCGCTGCTGGGCACACTGCTGGGCACCGGCACCGCACTCAGTGCCTGGCCCGGTCCGGTCCGGCTGCTGCCCGGGATCCTGCTGCTCGAGCTGCCGGGAGCAGCCGCCCCGGGCACCGCGCTGCCGGCCGGGCTGCCGGTCCTGGATCCGGCGACCGGAGCGGTGCTCGGCCTGCTCGCCCCCGGGCTGCGCGGCCTGCCGGCCGGCCTGACACCGGCCGTCCCGATCACCGGCCACCCGGAGCTCCCGCCCGAACTCGCCGAGCTGCTGGCCCGCAACGCCGTCGACGCCCCGGCGTACGGGCCCGCGCTCAACCTCGGCGGGATGCTCCAACTGGCCTCCCGCCAGCTGGCGGCCGCCGTGGCGGGTCCGGGCCGGGTCACCGACCTCGCCGCCGACCGGGTCGAGCGGGCCGACGGGCTGGCCGGCGAGGAGCCGGAAGCCCCGCTCACCGTGCTGGTCGGCGAACCGGGCAGCGGCCGGACCACCGAGCTGGCCGCGCTCGCCGTGCGCCGAGCGGGCGGCCCCCGGGCGCTGCCCACGCTCTGGCTGCGCGGGGCCGACCTGTGGAGCGGCGACTCCTCGGTGACGGATGCCGTCGGACGGGCCCTGGCGCCCGATGTGACGGCGGCGGCCGCGGCCCAGGTCTGCGCGGCGGGCGGGCGGCCGCTGCTGGTGCTGCTGGACGGTCCCGAGGAGGCGCCGGCCGTCCTCGGCGCGCCCTGGTGGGAGCGGACGCTGCGCTGGCTGGGCGAGAGCGGGGCGCGGCTGCTGGTGGCCTGCCGGCCGGAGAGCTGGGAGCCGGGGCGCTGGGAATCGGGGCGCTGGGACGTGGAGCACGGTGTCGCCCAGGTCCGGTTGCACCGGCTGGGCCCGCTGCGCGGATCGGCGCTGGAGCGGGCGGCCCGGCGGTACGGGGTCACGGCGCCGGAGGCGGCGACCGCTCCGCTGGTACTGCGGCTGGCGGGAGAACTGCGGGCGGCGGGGGTGGCGGGGGCGTCGGGGGCGGGCCGCGCCGAGCTGTACGGCGGGTGGCTCGACCTGTGCTGTCTGCGGATCGCCCAGCGGCTGGCCGAGGAGGGCCCGCGACCCGCCTCGCACCGCAAGGGCGCGGTGGGCCGGCCGGCCGTGCCGGTGTCGCCCGGGCGGGTGCGGCGGTTGGCGGCCACGGTGGCCGGACGGTTGCACGAGGCGGCGCGGCGGATGCTCGGGCCCGGGCAGGGCGGCCTGGGACGGGCGGCCTTCGAGGAGCTGTTCCCGGTCAGCGGCGGCTGGGCGCGGGCGGTGCTCGCGGAGGGGCTCTTCGTCCCGGCGGGCGACGGTTACCGGTTGGCGCACGAGGAGATCGCCGACTGGCTGCTCGGGCTGCACCTGGACCTGGAGGCGGCCCTGTGCCAGCTGCTCGCCGCCGGGGAGCGGCGCGGGGTGCCCCGGCACCGGGTGGGCACGGTGGAGGCCGCCCTGCGCACGGTCGGGGAGACTTGGGGGGAGGCCACGCTGAACGGGTGGCTGGACCGGCTCTGGCAGGCCCTGGCGGACCCGGGGACCGGACCGGAGGCCCGCTGGTGGGCGTCCCGGCTGCTCGCGGCGGGCCTGCGGGCGAGCCCGGCGCCCGGAGCGCACCGGGAGCTGCTGGAGCGGTTGGCCGAGCGGATCGCGCAGGCGACGGCGGGGACGGGCGGGTTCGCGGCGCTGCGCGAGGGCCCGCGACCGGCCACCCGGCGCAGACCGACCGCCGGTGGCGCGCCGGGGCAGGGGGCGCGGGAGGCGGCGGAAGACGGGGGCCGGGCGAGCGAGCGGGTGCGCCGGGGCGTGCGGCGGCCGAGAGTGCGGCCGGCTCACCGGTACCGGAGGGGCCGCCGGTTGACGGTCCGCCGGTTCACGGCCTGCCGGTTGACGGTCCGTCGGGGGAGCCGGACACCGCGGGCCTCGGTCTGTTCGGCCCCGGCTTCTGGGACGCGCTCGACCTCCCGCCGGCCACCCGCTGGGCCCTGCTGCGCATCCTGGTCCGGGCGGACGGTCCGGAGCAGGGCTTCCTCGGCGCCGCGGCGGCCTGGCTGCGGGCCGGCGGGGCAGCGGTGTTCCCGCTGCTCTGCGGCTGGTTCGAGGACGGCCGCGGCCTGCCGGCCCGCCCGGGCGCCACCGTCGCCGACCTCGCCCAGGACCTGCTCTACGCCCACCGCGCCTTCGCCGTCGACGAGTTGACCGAGGCGCTGGTGGCCGCAGCGCACCCGAGGGCGGACGCGCTGCTCACCGTGCTGGCCGTCGAGGAGCCCTCCGCGCTCTGCCGCGCCGTCGACCGGTGGAGCCACGACCCGCGCGCCGAGCGCCATGTGGCCGCCGCCGTGCACGCGCTGCGCACCGCGCCGTACGCGAGCGGCCCGGGCCTGGACCTGCTGCGCTTCACCGCCCTGACGCTGCTCGCCCGGGAGACCGAACCCGGCCTGCACGGCGCCGCCCTGGCCCTGCTGGTCCGCGACCGGCGGACCCGTCCGAAGCACCTGCAGGCCGCCCTCGACGCCTACGCCGCGGACGACTCGTTCGTCACCCCGGAGATCCTCGGCACCGCGCTCGACACCGACCAGGCCGCCGTGCTGGCCGCCTTCGAGGCCCGACTCGAGCGGCCCGGCGCCGGCGCGGCGGCCGTGCTCCGGGTGCTCGCCGACGCCCTGCCCGCCGACACGCGGGCGCCGGGCACACTGCCCGACCCCGCCACCCGGCTGGCCGGGCGGCTGCTGCGGGAGCGTCCGGAGCGGGCCGAGCTGGTCGCCGAGTACCTCAACCGGCGACTCGCCCTCGGCACGGCGGGCCCGGGCGACCTGACCGCCCTGCTCGGCGCCGGACCGGTGGACCGCCCGGCCGCCCTCCGGCAGACCTTCGCCCTGGTGCTGGCCACCCCGGGACCGGGCGACGAGGAACTGCGCCGACAGTTCCTGGACCGGCTGCTGGCCACCGAGCGGGACCCGGCGGTGCTGGCCCCGGTGCTGGAGCGGGTGGCCACCACCGTGGACCGGCGCGATCCGGACCGGGCCCGCGCGGTGGTGCGCCGGATCGCGGACGCCTGGGCCCACGGCGAGGGCGGGATCGAGCGGCTGGACGCCCTGTTGGTGCGCTGCGCGGGCCGTACGGCCGGCTTCGCCCTGCTGCTCGCCGACTGGCCGTCGGACGCCCGCCCGCCGGCCGGCGGCCCGCTGTTGGAGCGGATGCGGGCCCAGGTGGCGCGCGGTGCCGACCCGCAGTACGCGGCCGCGGAGGCCGAGCGGGCCCCGGTGCGCCCCGTCATCGCGGTGCCGCCGCGCGCAGCAGGTGTTCCGGTGCCGGGGCGCCAGCGGGCGCATGGCACGCTATAGGGGTTCGAGTTCGAGCGTTTGAGCACCCGGGAGCGGGAGCTCGGAGCGAGACCCCAAGTAGAGAAGGAGCGGTCAGGGTGCAGCGCTGGCGTGGCCTGGAGGAGATTCCCGGCGACTGGGGACGTAGCGTCGTCACCATCGGTTCCTTCGACGGTGTGCACCTGGGGCACCAGCTGATCGTCAACCGGGCCGTCGCCCGGGCCCGTGAACTGGGCGTCCAGGCCGTGGTGGTGACCTTCGACCCGCACCCGAGCGAGGTGGTCCGGCCGGGCAGCCACCCGCCGCTGCTGGCCCCGCACCCGCGCCGGGCCGAGCTGCTGGCCGAACTCGGGGTGGACGCGGTGCTGGTGCTGCCCTTCACCACGGAGTTCTCCCAGGAGTCGCCGCAGACCTTCGTGCAGCAGGTGCTGGTGGACGCGCTGCACGCGCGGCTGGTGATCGAGGGGCCGAACTTCCGGTTCGGCCACAAGGCGGCCGGCGATGTCGCGCTGCTGGCCGAGCTCGGCCGGGCGGCGGACTTCGAGGTCGAGGTGGTCGACCTGCAGGTGCGAGGCGCGGCCGGTGGCGGCGAGCCGTTCTCCTCCACGCTGACCCGCCGGCTGGTCGCCGAGGGCGATGTGGCGGGCGCGGCCGAGGTGCTGGGCCGCCCGCACCGGGTCGAGGGCGTCGTGGTGCGCGGTGCGCAGCGCGGGCGCGACCTCGGCTACCCGACCGCCAACGTGGACACCGTGCCGCACAGTGCCGTCCCGGCCGACGGGGTGTACGCGGGATGGCTGACGGTGCTCGGCCGGCCTGGGCCCCTCCTGCCCGATGCCGGGCAAGGAGGGAGGATGCCGGCGGCGATCTCGGTGGGCACCAACCCGACCTTCAACGGCACCACCCGCACCGTCGAGGCCTATGCGATCGACCGGGTCGGCCTGGACCTGTACGGACTGCACGTGGCGGTCGACTTCCTCGCCTACCTGCGCGGGATGGAGAAGTTCGACACCATCGAGGCGCTGCTCGACCGGATGGCGGACGACGTCAAGCAGGCCAGGGAGCTGACCGAGTAGGTCTGACGATTCCTCAGAACGCGAACGGCGCCCCGGTCGAAGGGGCGCCGTTCGCATTGCTGCCTACTGCTGCGGGGGCGGCGGCGGGTAGCCGTAGCCCTGCGGGGGCTGGGCCGGGTCGGGCTGCTGCGGCGGGTGCGTCCAGTCCTGCGGCAGCGCCTGCTGCTGCGGGGCTGCGGGCCCGGCCGGCGGGTAGCCGTAGCCCTGCGGCGGCTGCCCGGGAGCGGGCTGGCCCGGCTGCTGCGCCCAGGGCTGGCCGGCCGGCGGAGCACCCCAGGGCTGGGCCTCCTGCTGCGGGTAGCCGTAGCTCTGCGGCTGCCCTGCCCACTGCTGCTGCCCGGCGGCGGCCTGCTGCTGCCAGCCGCCGGCGGCCTGCTGGGCCTGCTGCGCCCGGAGGATGTCCTCGCCGACCAGGGTGGCCAGGTCGAAGTACGCCTCGCGGACCTTGGGCCGCATCATCTCCAGGTTGACCTCGGCGCCGGCCGCCAGGCTCTCGTCGAAGGGCACCACCACGACGCCGCGGCAGCGGGTCTGGAAGTGCGCGACGATGTCCTCGATCCGGATCATCTTGCTGGTCTCGCGGACCCCGGAGACCACCGTGATGCTGCGCTGCACCAGGTCGGCGTAGCCGTGCGCGGCCAGCCAGTCCAGCGTGGTGCTGGCGCTGCTGGCGCCGTCCACGCTCGGCGTGGCGACGATGATCAGCTGGTCGGCCAGGTCGAGGACGCCGCGCATCGCGCTGTACAGCAGGCCGGTGCCGGAGTCGGTCAGGATGATCGGGTACTGGCGGCCCAGCACGTCGATCACCTGGCGGTAGTCCGAGTCGTTGAAGGTGGTGGAGACCGCCGGGTCGACGTCGTTGGCCAGGATCTCCAGACCGGAGTTGAGGTCCTGCGAGGTGAACTGGCGGATGTCCATGTAGCTGCGCAGGTGCGGGATGGCGGTCACCAGGTCGCGGATGGTCGCGCCGGTCTGACGCTTGATCCGGCGGCCCAGCGTGCCGGCGTCCGGGTTGGCGTCGATCGCGATCACCTTGTCCTGGCGCTCACTGGCCAGGGTGGCCCCGAGCGAGGTGGTGGTCGTGGTCTTGCCGACGCCGCCCTTGAGGCTGATCACCGCGATCCGGTAGCAGCTCATCACAGGGGTGCGGATGATGCTCAGCTTGCGCTCGCGCTCGGCCGCCGCGGCCTTGCCGCCGAACTTGATCCGCGGGGTCTGGCGCTGCTGCTTGGGCTGGTTGCGCAGCAGTCGGTCGGAGTTGAGCTCGACCGCGGCGGTGTAGCCGAGCGGGGCGCCGAGCGCGGTCGGCTGCTGGTTGCCGGGCTGCTGGAAGGCGGCCGGGGCCTGCGGGACGCCCTGCTGCTGCGGGTAGCCGACCGGCGCCGGGTAGGGCTGCTGGCCGGGGATCTGGCCCTGGACCTGGCCGGGGACCGGTGCGGGGGCGCCCTGGGCAGGGCCCGGCTGGACCGGTCCGGGGTAGCCGGCCTGCTGCTGGTGCGGCCAACCGCCCTGGCGCGGGTCGACCGGCTGGACCGGGCCCGGCTGCGGGTGTCCGGGCTGTCCGGCCTGCGGCACACCGGGCTGACCCGGCTGCATCGGCTGGACCGGCTGGCCGGGCTGACCCGGCTGCGGGGCCCAGGGCCCACCGGGGCCGGGCTGCGGCGCCAGCGGCTGGGGCTGACCGGGCTGGGGCTGACCAGGCTGGGGGGCGTTCGGCTGCAGGTGCGGGGGGTACGCGCCGGGCGGGTAGGCGCTGCCGGGGTAGCCGGGCTGGGGCTGAGCGGGCTGCGGCTGGGGGGATTGGGGCTGGCCTGGCTGTGGCGGCGCGACCTGGTACGGGCCCTGCTCGGCGGCAGGCCAGCCGGGCGCGGCCACCGGTGCGGCCCCGGGCCCGGGCACGTTCGGCGCGGGGGCCACCGGGGCGACGGGCTGCGGCTGAGCGGTCGGCGGCTGTTCGCCGACCGGCGGCGCGGGGGCCGGCACCGGAGTGGGCACCGGCGTCGGAGCCGGCCCGGCCGCGGGGGCCGCAGCGGCGGTCGGCGCCGGCGCGGCCTGCTCGTGCACCGGCTGCCCCTGCCCGGGCACCGGCGCGGGCGCGGCGGCTACGGCAGTCGAAGCGGTCCCGTCCACGGCAGCCGCAGCGGCCGGAGCCGCCGACTCGGCGGGAGCAGCGGCCGGCGTGGCCGTCCCGCCCCCCGACGCCGACTCGCCCTGGGTGTACCAGGACGGGGGAGTGTAGTCAGGCGCGTCGGACCAGTCGTCGTCGTCCTCCGCCGCGTTGTCGCCGACGTAGACGCCGTCCCGATCGCTGCTCACCTTGGGCTCCCTCGTGTTCGCCGCCGCTGGTCGCGGTGCCGTAGGCACAAGACTAGAACCTTGTCCCAGCCGGGTTCACTGCACCGTCAGGTCTGGTCGGTCCTGACGGGCCGTCGGGCACTCGTCAGAGTGACCGCCGACCCCGTCCGTGGTCCGTCCCGGTGGTCGGTCCTGGCGGTCCGGCTCAGTCGACCCGGCGGGCCGGTCCCAGCAGCTGGTGCTCGGCCTGCCCCGGTTCGGTGCGGACGTACTGACGGCGGATCCGGGTGGCCCAGAGCGTGATGTCCTCGCCCAGGGTGGGCAGCGCCGCAACGTCCGGCCCGCTCAGCGTCAGCACCCGCCCGACCAGCTCGGCCTCCTGCGGCGAGACCCGCTGCACGCCCACCAGGTCGGCGGCGTTCAGCACCCGGGCCGCGTTCGGGCCCAGGAACGGCAGCACGGTCAGGGTGGACTGCCAGGGCGAGGCGGAGAGCCGGCTGCGCGGCGGCCGCGGCCCGAGGTCACGCACCACCAGCACCGGCGCGGCCACCGAGGCGCCCTGGGCGCCGAGTCGGCCGATCTGGTGGACCGTCACGCACGGCTGCCCGCCGCCCGCGGCCTGCGCCAGCGGCGCCCAGATCTGCGGCCGGGCGGTCTCCACCGCGACCCGGGCACCGGTGGCGGCCGCGCGCAGCGCCACCAGCTGAGCCGTCCACACACCGCCGACCAGCACCACGTCGTACGCGGTGGGCCGGAACAGGCCGAGCACGGCGGGCCGGCGCTCCGGGTCCTCGCCGATCAGCACCCCGTCGTCGCCGACCGGGAAGGCGAGCGCCGCCAGGTCGGCGGGCTCCAGCACGTGCTGCTCCCGGCGCGGGCCGCGCAGGCCGAAGCCGGCCCGGATCCGGGCCACGGGTCGCGGCCGCTCGGGGCCGGGGTGCGCCGACTGGCCGGAGTAGGTCTGGTAGGCCATCAGGAAGTCCCTCCCAGGGGCAGCGTGGCGAGCAGACCGGGCGCCTGCTCCTGGTCGAGCCGGGACAGCCCCAGGCCCACGCTCTGCGCGCGCTGCTCCAGCAGTCGGCCGAACTGCGCGACGTCGTGCTCGCTGCGGGCCACCACCCGGACGTGGCCGCTGATCGCCACCGCGTCGCCGGTACCGGGCCGGGCGGTCAGGCTGAACGCGCTGGCCAGCGCGGGTGTGCCGGTGACCAGGTTGACCAGGTCAGGGGCCGAGATCCGGCCCGCCGCGCCGCCCGGGCGGCTCAGTTGGGGCCACTTGGAGATCCAGTAGGTGGTGTGGAAGCGGTCGTCGACCCGCCAGAACCGGCTGCTCTCCTGGGTGCGCCGGGTCACCCCGCCGCCGCTGCCGGAGCCCTGCCGGCCGGCCGTGGCCAGCGGGTTGGCGCAGGTGGCGATGGACAGCGCGGCGATCAGCTCGCGCTCGTCCAGCGCGGTGGCGCTGAACCCGGCGCCGTTCAGCCGGCCGGCCAGCTGGTCGGTGACCCGCTGCAGCGCCTTGCGGGCGCCCTCCTCGCCGCCGCCGCGGGCCAGCACGGCGGTGGCCGCCCGCTCCGGGTCGAGCTTGAGCGCGACCCAGGTCAGCCGCAGCGCCGGGGTGGTCAGACCGTCCGGCAGCTGCTGGTAGGCGCGGGTGGCCAGGGCCTGCTCGGGCAGGTGCGGGGCCGGGGCGGGCTGGGTGTGCTGGACCAGCTGCACCGACTCCAGGCTGATGTCGTCCACCCGCAGCGCCGAGCAGATCACGTCCAGCGGCAGCGGCAGCGCGGTGCGCATCGGCCGCAGCGGCTGGTCCTTGGCCTGCACCAGCAGGACCGAGGTGAGGAAGGTGCCGTCGCCGATCATGCCGGTCTCGCGGCGGACCGGGCGGCCGGCGCCGAGGTCGATCTCGGTGGCGTGGGTGCAGGTGCGCAGCGCCGGGTCCAGCTCGAGGGCGGGCGCCAGGCCGGGGTCGGTGCCCGGCGGCACGCTGCCCGGTGCCTCGCGGCGGCGCACGCGCTGCGCGGAGCGGATCCGCAGCGCCTCCGGCAGGGTGCGGCCGCGGATCGGGACCAGGGCGAGCACCAGCAGCAGCACGGCGGGGACGGCGAACGCCCCGGCCACCATCTTGTTGATCGTCCAGCCGACGGCGACCAGTGCCACCGCGACCTCGATCAGGACCAGTTGCTGCAGGCGCAGCCGGCTGCCCAGCAGCCCGGGCCGCGGGTGCACCTTGATCGGCACCGGTGTCGGCCCGGTGACCTGGACCGGACTCTCCGCACTGCGCTGTGCCGTCCTGCGTCGCCCTGGAGCGGTCTGGCTTGGCATCCCCCGCGTGACCCTCTCTGATTGGCTGTCACAGCCCGGTTGGCCGGGCGCTGAACAGTACCCGTACCGTACTCACCGTCTGCCGCATCGTAGAGGGTTGGGCCGCACACCGGGCCCGGCGGGCGGCGAATTGGCGAGCGGGGCGCTTGAACAGGGGAGACGAGGACAGATGGCATCACGGCGCGACGAGCTGAACGCCTACACCTTCGCGCGCAAGCGCACGGTGGGCGCGTTCCTGCAGCCCGGCGGCGGAGGCAGCGACGAGGACGCGCCGCGGCCGATCCGCGCGGTGGTGCCCTCGTTGGTGGTGGGCGCGCTGGTGATGGCCGGGTTCGGGCTGTGGGGGATGATCAAGCCCACGGCGCAGCAGGGCTGGGACGACGGCAAGAACGTCATCGTCGGCAAGGACTCGACGACCCGTTACGTGGTGCTGCCGGGCCCGAACGGCACCAAGGTGCTGCACCCGGTGCTCAACATGGCCTCGGCGAAGCTGGTGCTGCCGGCCGACTCCAAGGTGGTCTTCGTCGCCGACTCGGTGCTGGACAACTACAAGACGCACGGCGCGACCATCGGCATCCCGTACGCGCCGGACAAGCTGCCCAGCGCGCAGGACGCCCAGCAGGCCAAGAAGTGGTCGGTCTGCGACCTGCCCGGTGCCGATGACGACCACCCCAACCAGGGCGTCTTCGTGGCGGCCGGTCCGGAGGCGGCCACCCTGGCCCGCAAGGACCGGCTGCTGGGTGACGGCCAGTCGCTCTACGTCCAGGCGCCGCGCAAGAACGGTGCGGACGGCACGCAGTACCTGGTGGACTCGCAGGGGCGCAAGCACGTGCTGGGCCAGCAGGGCATGAGCGACGCCGACATGACGGCGCTGCGGATCGCGGTCTTCGGCACCCAACCCAAGCCGGAACATGTCACCCAGCAGTGGCTGGACACGCTGGCGGACGGCACCGCCATCACCTTCCCGAGCGTCCCCGGCCTGACCGCCACCAGGACGCACTCCACCGTCCCGCTCTCCGACCCGAAGGAGCAGTTCGTCGGCCGGGTGGTCACCTCGGGGGACGCCTACTACGTGGTGGGCCTCAATCGGCTCTACCAGGTCACCCAGTTCACCGCCCAGCTGATCCTGAAGAACCCGCAGACCCAGGTCGCCTACGACCGCGGTGAGACGGTGCAATGGGACACCATCACCCCGACCGACAACGCCCAGAACACCCGCGACTACGAAACCAGCGGACCGATGGCCAAGGTGACCGACTGGCCGTCCGCCAAGCTGGGTGGCCCGGTCAACAGCACCGGCTCGGGCACCCGTCAGGTGATCTGCTCGACCTTCGACGGGATGACCCCCGGCGGGGACGTGCAGCGCTCCGTCTGGGCCTGGACGGAGTTCCCCGCCACCTTCACCCTCGGCGCCGCGACCGCCCATGTCAGCCCGGGCCACGGGCTGTTCTACCGGGCGATGGACAACGACCCGCAGGCCTCGGGCAGTGACTACCTGATCACCGAGACCGGGCTGCGCTACTCGGTGCCGACCTACAGCGAGGGGCAGGTGCCGGCTTCGCCCAGCGCCGGTGCGTCCGCCGGCGCGGCCCAGCAGGCGGCCGGGGCGCAGGCCGGCGCCCAGCCCGGGCAGCCGGTACCGAATGAGGCCCAGGCACGGCTCGGTTACAAGGACGACGTGCCGGTGCCGGTGCCCAAGGCGTGGTCGGACCTGGTGCCCGTGGGCTCGGCGCTCAACACCAAGACCGCCGTGCAGGAGCAGAACTCCTGACACTTGGTCAGCTCGCGGCTGTCACAACGTCATGGCTTGGTAACCAAACGGCGCCCGGTGTTGGGCCTGTCCCCACCGGCGACTACAGTGCTGCCAGGCATCACACCGTGATGTCCGTCGGGCGGGCTGGGTGACCAGGGGGTCCGACGATGGTCTGTCTCATGGGGGACGGTGCAAGATGGCTGGTCAGTTCACGACGACCGCTGAGGAGATGCGTGCCTTCTCGGCCCGGATCACCGAGGTGAACTCGCAGATCCAGGGCGAGATCTCGAAGCTCAACTCGCTGATCGGCGAGGTGGCCGGTGGCTGGTCCGGTGACGCCGCGACGGCTTACCACCAGCTCCAGGAGAAGTGGAACGACGACGCCAACGCGCTGAACAAGGTGCTGGACGAGATCCGCCAGGCGATCGACACCACCACCAAGCAGTACTCCACGACGGAGGACCAGCAGCGCTCGTCGATCAGCGGCGTCCAGGGCGCCTGACCCGTTCGGGTCAACGCAGCGTAGTTCGGAGGGGGCAGCCTCGGATGGGTCGTCCCCGGTCCACCTCTTCCTCGTAAGGAGTCACCATGGCTGACGGCAGCATCAAGGTCACATTTGCCACGATCGAGAACGCGGGCACCACGGTTCGCCAGACCGCGAACACGATCCAGTCGCAGCTGGACGACCTCAAGGCCGGCGTTCAGAAGATCGCCGCTTCCTGGACCGGCGCGGCGCAGGAGGGCTACCAGGCCCGCCAGGCCATCTGGGACCAGAAGGCGGCCGACCTGCACACCACGCTGAACCAGATCGCCGCGGCGCTGGACAACGCGCACCAGAGCTACACCGCCACGGAGAACTCCAACAAGGCGATCTGGGCGGGCTGAGCCCTCGCCCCCGCACGGGGGCCTGGTGCTGATCGTGTCGAGGAGCGGGCGTCCCGAGCCGGGCGCCCGCTCCGGCTGTTGCGGCAAGTCGAGGGGTGCGAAGTGGTGTTGAGGCGAAGGCTGGGCCGCGCTGCGGCGGCCGCGGTGGTCCTGGGCGTGCTGGCCGGCTCGGCCGTCGCCCCGGCGTACGCCGCCGACCCGCCGGGGGTGCACTGGTCGCCGTTGAGCATCTCCGCCGCCGGCAACTGCAAGTTCGGCGAAAAGGACGTCCCCGCCACCCCGTGGGCGCTGCAGCGGGTGTTGCTCGACCAGCTCTGGCAGAAGGGCGCGGTCACCGGCAAGGACGTGCTGGTCGCGGTGATCGACACCGGTGTGGACGACCGCAACGAGCAGCTGAAGGGCAAGGTCCAAGAGGGCCCCAACCTGCTGATGGACAAGAGCCAGAACCCGCCCAAGCTGACCGACGGGGGTTCCAAGACCGACCCGGTGGGCCACGGCACCAAGGTGGCCGGGATCATCGCGGCGGCTCACCGCGACGGCGTCGGCTTCGTCGGACTCGCCCCCGACGCACAGATCCTGGCGATCCGGCAGAACGACGACGCGGGCAACGGCGACGTCGGCACGCTGGCCCAGGCGATCAACGAGGCGGTCACCCGGGGCGCCAAGGTGATCAACATTTCGCAGGACGTGCGCGGCACCACCGGAAGTGCCTTCGGCGGCAGCGACGTGCTCAAGCGCGCGGTGGACGCGGCCGAGGCGGCCAACGTGGTGGTGGT from Kitasatospora azatica KCTC 9699 harbors:
- a CDS encoding bifunctional riboflavin kinase/FAD synthetase, whose protein sequence is MQRWRGLEEIPGDWGRSVVTIGSFDGVHLGHQLIVNRAVARARELGVQAVVVTFDPHPSEVVRPGSHPPLLAPHPRRAELLAELGVDAVLVLPFTTEFSQESPQTFVQQVLVDALHARLVIEGPNFRFGHKAAGDVALLAELGRAADFEVEVVDLQVRGAAGGGEPFSSTLTRRLVAEGDVAGAAEVLGRPHRVEGVVVRGAQRGRDLGYPTANVDTVPHSAVPADGVYAGWLTVLGRPGPLLPDAGQGGRMPAAISVGTNPTFNGTTRTVEAYAIDRVGLDLYGLHVAVDFLAYLRGMEKFDTIEALLDRMADDVKQARELTE
- a CDS encoding MinD/ParA family ATP-binding protein produces the protein MSSDRDGVYVGDNAAEDDDDWSDAPDYTPPSWYTQGESASGGGTATPAAAPAESAAPAAAAAVDGTASTAVAAAPAPVPGQGQPVHEQAAPAPTAAAAPAAGPAPTPVPTPVPAPAPPVGEQPPTAQPQPVAPVAPAPNVPGPGAAPVAAPGWPAAEQGPYQVAPPQPGQPQSPQPQPAQPQPGYPGSAYPPGAYPPHLQPNAPQPGQPQPGQPQPLAPQPGPGGPWAPQPGQPGQPVQPMQPGQPGVPQAGQPGHPQPGPVQPVDPRQGGWPHQQQAGYPGPVQPGPAQGAPAPVPGQVQGQIPGQQPYPAPVGYPQQQGVPQAPAAFQQPGNQQPTALGAPLGYTAAVELNSDRLLRNQPKQQRQTPRIKFGGKAAAAERERKLSIIRTPVMSCYRIAVISLKGGVGKTTTTTSLGATLASERQDKVIAIDANPDAGTLGRRIKRQTGATIRDLVTAIPHLRSYMDIRQFTSQDLNSGLEILANDVDPAVSTTFNDSDYRQVIDVLGRQYPIILTDSGTGLLYSAMRGVLDLADQLIIVATPSVDGASSASTTLDWLAAHGYADLVQRSITVVSGVRETSKMIRIEDIVAHFQTRCRGVVVVPFDESLAAGAEVNLEMMRPKVREAYFDLATLVGEDILRAQQAQQAAGGWQQQAAAGQQQWAGQPQSYGYPQQEAQPWGAPPAGQPWAQQPGQPAPGQPPQGYGYPPAGPAAPQQQALPQDWTHPPQQPDPAQPPQGYGYPPPPPQQ
- the eccE gene encoding type VII secretion protein EccE; translation: MPIKVHPRPGLLGSRLRLQQLVLIEVAVALVAVGWTINKMVAGAFAVPAVLLLVLALVPIRGRTLPEALRIRSAQRVRRREAPGSVPPGTDPGLAPALELDPALRTCTHATEIDLGAGRPVRRETGMIGDGTFLTSVLLVQAKDQPLRPMRTALPLPLDVICSALRVDDISLESVQLVQHTQPAPAPHLPEQALATRAYQQLPDGLTTPALRLTWVALKLDPERAATAVLARGGGEEGARKALQRVTDQLAGRLNGAGFSATALDERELIAALSIATCANPLATAGRQGSGSGGGVTRRTQESSRFWRVDDRFHTTYWISKWPQLSRPGGAAGRISAPDLVNLVTGTPALASAFSLTARPGTGDAVAISGHVRVVARSEHDVAQFGRLLEQRAQSVGLGLSRLDQEQAPGLLATLPLGGTS
- the eccB gene encoding type VII secretion protein EccB, producing the protein MASRRDELNAYTFARKRTVGAFLQPGGGGSDEDAPRPIRAVVPSLVVGALVMAGFGLWGMIKPTAQQGWDDGKNVIVGKDSTTRYVVLPGPNGTKVLHPVLNMASAKLVLPADSKVVFVADSVLDNYKTHGATIGIPYAPDKLPSAQDAQQAKKWSVCDLPGADDDHPNQGVFVAAGPEAATLARKDRLLGDGQSLYVQAPRKNGADGTQYLVDSQGRKHVLGQQGMSDADMTALRIAVFGTQPKPEHVTQQWLDTLADGTAITFPSVPGLTATRTHSTVPLSDPKEQFVGRVVTSGDAYYVVGLNRLYQVTQFTAQLILKNPQTQVAYDRGETVQWDTITPTDNAQNTRDYETSGPMAKVTDWPSAKLGGPVNSTGSGTRQVICSTFDGMTPGGDVQRSVWAWTEFPATFTLGAATAHVSPGHGLFYRAMDNDPQASGSDYLITETGLRYSVPTYSEGQVPASPSAGASAGAAQQAAGAQAGAQPGQPVPNEAQARLGYKDDVPVPVPKAWSDLVPVGSALNTKTAVQEQNS
- a CDS encoding WXG100 family type VII secretion target — encoded protein: MAGQFTTTAEEMRAFSARITEVNSQIQGEISKLNSLIGEVAGGWSGDAATAYHQLQEKWNDDANALNKVLDEIRQAIDTTTKQYSTTEDQQRSSISGVQGA
- a CDS encoding WXG100 family type VII secretion target, producing the protein MADGSIKVTFATIENAGTTVRQTANTIQSQLDDLKAGVQKIAASWTGAAQEGYQARQAIWDQKAADLHTTLNQIAAALDNAHQSYTATENSNKAIWAG
- the mycP gene encoding type VII secretion-associated serine protease mycosin; this encodes MLRRRLGRAAAAAVVLGVLAGSAVAPAYAADPPGVHWSPLSISAAGNCKFGEKDVPATPWALQRVLLDQLWQKGAVTGKDVLVAVIDTGVDDRNEQLKGKVQEGPNLLMDKSQNPPKLTDGGSKTDPVGHGTKVAGIIAAAHRDGVGFVGLAPDAQILAIRQNDDAGNGDVGTLAQAINEAVTRGAKVINISQDVRGTTGSAFGGSDVLKRAVDAAEAANVVVVAASGNDGQEGNTYPAAFDTVLAVGASDRNNERATFSEYGNFVKVAAPGVDMLSTVPGGGQCVDNGTSFASPYVAGVAALLRGQHKDWTARQIRARIEQTAQRTERGPNKYIGWGVVDPVKAVTDTDPPANDPVPDPQVRLADAPIVPQPLGLGETQADRDRRTATYVLVTAALMVALLFGGSVVLRDARRRSKGTDTL